Within the Pseudomonas putida genome, the region GCCAAGCGCCTGATCGAAATCGCCAACGAAACCGGCGCTGATGCCATTTCCCACGGCGCTACCGGCAAAGGTAACGACCAGGTGCGTTTCGAGCTGGGTGCCTATGCACTCAAGCCGGGCGTCAAGGTCATCGCCCCATGGCGCGAGTGGGACCTGCTGTCGCGCGAGAAGCTGATGGACTACGCCGAGAAGCACGGTATCCCGATCGAGCGCCACGGCAAGAAGAAGTCCCCGTACTCGATGGATGCCAACCTGCTGCATATCTCCTATGAAGGCGGTGTGCTGGAAGATACCTGGACCGAGCACGAAGAAGACATGTGGCGCTGGAGCGTCTCGCCAGAGAACGCGCCGGACCAGGCGACCTACCTCGAACTGACCTACCGTAATGGTGACATCGTCGCCATCGATGGCGTCGAGAAGACCCCGGCCACCGTCCTGGCCGACCTGAACCGCATTGGTGGTGCCAACGGTATCGGCCGTCTGGACATCGTCGAAAACCGTTACGTGGGCATGAAGTCGCGCGGCTGCTACGAGACCCCGGGCGGCACCATCATGCTCAAGGCTCACCGTGCCATCGAGTCGATCACCCTCGACCGCGAAGTCGCACACCTGAAAGACGAGCTGATGCCCAAGTACGCCAGCCTGATCTACACCGGCTACTGGTGGAGCCCGGAGCGTCTGATGCTTCAGCAGATGATCGACGCTTCGCAGGTCAACGTGAACGGTGTCGTGCGCCTGAAGCTGTACAAAGGCAATGTCACCGTGGTCGGCCGCAAGTCGGACGACTCGCTGTTCGATGCCAACATCGCGACCTTCGAAGAAGATGGTGGCGCGTACAACCAGGCTGATGCTGCGGGCTTCATCAAGCTCAATGCACTGCGCATGCGTATCGCTGCCAACAAGGGCCGCGCGTTGCTCTAAGCCTCAAAGTTGTTGCATGAACCCCGGTTTCGGGCTAATGCCAGTCAGTTAGCGTCATCGGGCTGCAAAGCAGCCCCCTCTCGCTCAACTGCCAGGCATCTGGCTCGGCCGGGGTTTTTGTATGCACGAATAGGTTTTACCTGGCGTGCAAGGCCGTGGGCCGATCAATTCTTCAGGTGTGCCGCGTTGTCCGGCAACTCACAGACCGACACGCGAAAACATTGTTGCTTGTCCAGGTTGCAGTAAACCCAGGTGCCTGAATTGACGTGAGGTTGTGCAAGCGTCCTCAGCACATGTTGCTCGATCATTCTTTGCGCATCAGGGCCTGACAGCATGACAGTTACAGGCTCCGCTTCGAGTGAGGGTTGTCGAGCGTTCTGCACGGAACTGGCCGAGGAGGGGATAACAGGTAAAACAGTCGTCGTTGGCTGCAGCGCACTGGTTGCCTCGTCAGCGGAAGTGCTTTCGGGTTTGTACAGTGATTTATAGTTGAAGTTCAGCGTCAGGAAAAACAGCCCGGTCAGAAAGAACGGAAAGCCCACTAGAAACCAGGTATAGAGGCTCTGACTTTTTTCGCTGAGAAACGGAAG harbors:
- a CDS encoding argininosuccinate synthase gives rise to the protein MADVKKVVLAYSGGLDTSVILKWLQDTYDCEVVTFTADLGQGEEVEPARAKAQAMGVKEIYIDDLREEFVRDFVFPMFRANTVYEGEYLLGTSIARPLIAKRLIEIANETGADAISHGATGKGNDQVRFELGAYALKPGVKVIAPWREWDLLSREKLMDYAEKHGIPIERHGKKKSPYSMDANLLHISYEGGVLEDTWTEHEEDMWRWSVSPENAPDQATYLELTYRNGDIVAIDGVEKTPATVLADLNRIGGANGIGRLDIVENRYVGMKSRGCYETPGGTIMLKAHRAIESITLDREVAHLKDELMPKYASLIYTGYWWSPERLMLQQMIDASQVNVNGVVRLKLYKGNVTVVGRKSDDSLFDANIATFEEDGGAYNQADAAGFIKLNALRMRIAANKGRALL